A stretch of the Erinaceus europaeus chromosome 1, mEriEur2.1, whole genome shotgun sequence genome encodes the following:
- the EEF1D gene encoding elongation factor 1-delta isoform X5, with protein sequence MATNFLMHEKIWFDKFKYDDAERKFYEQMNGPVSNASRQENGASVILRDIARARENIQKSLAGSSGSGASSGPGGDHSELVMRIASLEVENQGLRGVVQDLQRAISKLEARLSALERNSPAHRTTAPQTQHVSPMRQMESSTKKTATEDDEDDDIDLFGSDEEEDKEAARLREERLRQYAEKKAKKPALVAKSSILLDVKPWDDETDMGQLEACVRSIQLDGLTWGGSKLVPVGYGIHKLQIQCVVEDDKVGTDLLEEEITKFEEHVQSVDIAAFNKI encoded by the exons ATGGCTACCAATTTCCTCATGCACGAGAAGATTTGGTTTGACAAGTTCAAATACGATGATGCAGAAAGAAAGTTCTATGAGCAGATGAACGGGCCTGTGAGCAACGCCTCGCGCCAG GAGAACGGCGCCAGCGTGATCCTCCGCGACATTGCGAGAGCCagagaaaacatccagaaatcgctGGCTGGA AGCTCAGGCAGCGGGGCCTCCAGTGGGCCAGGTGGAGACCACAGCGAGCTTGTCATGCGGATCGCCAGCCTGGAAGTGGAGAACCAGGGACTGCGAGGCG TGGTACAAGACCTGCAGCGGGCCATCTCCAAGCTGGAGGCCCGACTAAGTGCACTAGAGAGGAACTCACCTGCTCACCGGACCACAGCCCCACAGACTCAG CATGTGTCCCCCATGCGCCAAATGGAGTCTTCCACCAAGAAAACAGCCACAGAGGATGATGAGGACGATGACATCGACCTGTTCGGCAGtgatgaggaggaggacaaggaggcaGCCCGCCTGCGGGAGGAGAGGCTTCGGCAGTATGCAGAAAAGAAAGCCAAAAAGCCAGCACTGGTGGCCAAGTCCTCCATCCTCCTGGATGTCAAGCCA TGGGATGATGAAACTGACATGGGCCAATTGGAGGCCTGTGTGCGCTCCATCCAACTCGATGGGCTGACCTGGGGGGGCTCCAAGCTGGTACCTGTGGGCTACGGCATCCACAAGCTGCAAATCCAGTGCGTGGTGGAGGATGACAAGGTGGGCACTGACCTGCTGGAGGAGGAGATCACCAAGTTTGAGGAACAC gtgcAGAGCGTGGACATTGCTGCCTTCAACAAGATCTGA